A single region of the Marinobacter salinus genome encodes:
- a CDS encoding head-tail connector protein — translation MQDEILKRTVKPSAPVVSLADVKLDLRVDHTFEDTLIQSLIDAAVQYLEAPSGVLGKAFITQVWEMSTRGPDDDCRIYLPVTPVQAIDAISYFDSDNVEQSLTVTDFHLYGDENWAYITPKNDVEWPDLFDRLDAITVTFTAGFGAAESFVPETIRQVVRLLVTHWYINRSAVDTGTIATEIPMAAQSLIAVNRKGWNY, via the coding sequence ATGCAGGACGAAATCCTCAAAAGGACAGTAAAGCCCTCTGCGCCCGTAGTATCGCTGGCGGATGTGAAGCTCGATCTACGTGTTGACCATACCTTCGAGGACACCCTTATTCAGTCGTTGATTGATGCGGCTGTCCAATACCTGGAAGCACCCTCGGGCGTGCTGGGGAAAGCATTCATTACCCAGGTATGGGAAATGTCCACCCGCGGGCCAGACGATGACTGTCGTATTTATCTGCCGGTTACGCCCGTGCAGGCCATTGATGCGATCAGTTATTTTGATTCCGACAATGTCGAGCAGTCGCTCACTGTCACCGATTTCCACCTGTACGGGGATGAGAACTGGGCGTATATCACGCCCAAGAACGACGTCGAGTGGCCGGATCTATTCGATCGGTTGGACGCCATCACCGTTACGTTCACTGCCGGCTTTGGCGCTGCTGAATCCTTTGTGCCCGAAACAATCCGCCAAGTTGTCCGGCTGCTGGTGACCCATTGGTACATAAACCGTTCAGCGGTAGATACCGGCACGATCGCAACTGAAATACCGATGGCGGCTCAGTCCCTGATTGCCGTCAACCGCAAGGGCTGGAATTACTGA
- a CDS encoding phage head closure protein encodes MPLNPGKLRHRITIEKPGQTQDPATGEMIDGWQLVDEVWAAKRPSSAREFKQSQAGQSEITGEFQIRYRDDVDATMRILHKGKVYNIEGVLEDNESGMEWLTLPYSQGVNDGN; translated from the coding sequence ATGCCGCTGAACCCCGGAAAACTCCGCCACAGAATCACCATTGAGAAGCCGGGACAGACTCAGGATCCGGCAACCGGAGAAATGATCGATGGTTGGCAACTGGTAGATGAAGTGTGGGCGGCCAAGCGCCCATCCAGTGCCCGAGAATTCAAGCAGTCCCAGGCCGGCCAGTCAGAAATCACCGGCGAATTCCAGATCCGGTACCGCGATGACGTAGACGCCACCATGCGCATCTTGCACAAAGGGAAGGTTTACAACATCGAAGGCGTCCTCGAGGACAACGAAAGCGGTATGGAGTGGCTGACCCTCCCATACAGCCAGGGTGTTAACGATGGCAACTGA
- a CDS encoding HK97-gp10 family putative phage morphogenesis protein — MATDGISYELNGLPELLGKLEGLEFDMKRKGGRFALRKAAQVLRDQGRENAERVDDPQTPESIAENIVERWSGRTFKRTGNMKFRVGVLGGARQYANTRENVRKGRAGQSYRTDGDKSNPGGDTWYWRLLEFGTENMGAQPIFRPVPAQAGQAAADEFVRQYSKKIDRVLRQAKKKATK, encoded by the coding sequence ATGGCAACTGATGGCATCAGCTATGAGCTCAACGGTCTGCCGGAGCTTCTCGGTAAGCTTGAAGGCCTAGAGTTCGACATGAAGCGCAAGGGTGGCCGGTTCGCCCTTCGCAAAGCTGCTCAGGTGCTGAGAGATCAGGGCCGGGAAAATGCCGAACGCGTCGACGATCCCCAGACGCCAGAGAGCATCGCTGAGAATATTGTTGAGCGCTGGTCTGGCCGCACCTTCAAGCGGACCGGCAACATGAAATTCCGAGTTGGTGTTCTGGGTGGGGCCAGGCAGTACGCCAACACGCGAGAGAACGTCCGCAAGGGGCGAGCTGGCCAGTCCTACCGTACCGATGGCGACAAAAGTAACCCGGGCGGCGACACCTGGTATTGGCGTCTGCTTGAGTTCGGCACCGAGAATATGGGTGCACAGCCAATTTTTCGACCGGTTCCAGCTCAGGCCGGCCAAGCGGCGGCGGATGAGTTTGTCAGGCAGTACAGCAAGAAGATTGACCGGGTTCTCCGGCAAGCGAAAAAGAAGGCAACAAAATGA
- a CDS encoding DUF3168 domain-containing protein, with product MNPPIFQVCAADTNVTALLGSGPVRLFPFGEAPQGVALPYAVWQTITGRPENYLGQTPDIDQYTIQVDVYADRGSTARDVAKVLRNAIEPHAHIVGWNGESTDPDTGHKRYGFDVDWFAPR from the coding sequence ATGAACCCACCAATCTTCCAGGTGTGCGCTGCGGATACCAACGTCACCGCCCTGCTTGGTAGCGGCCCGGTCCGTCTGTTCCCATTCGGTGAAGCGCCCCAGGGTGTGGCTCTGCCCTACGCAGTCTGGCAGACCATCACCGGTCGGCCAGAGAACTACCTCGGACAGACACCTGACATCGACCAATACACCATCCAGGTGGATGTTTACGCCGACCGGGGCAGCACCGCCCGGGATGTCGCTAAGGTGCTGCGCAACGCGATTGAGCCTCATGCTCACATTGTTGGCTGGAACGGAGAGAGTACCGATCCAGACACCGGCCACAAACGATACGGATTCGATGTGGACTGGTTCGCCCCCCGATAA